The nucleotide window CAAACCATACAAAAACACTCTTGGACATGCATCGAAAGTGTTCCTAGGCTGGCAGCAATGCACATCCCCCTTCGGTGCCGAGGCAAGGACTTGGCGCCGCCGATTTAAGGACACAACACGTGGCACAGCTGAACCCGGCCGAATTGGCAACCCAGATCAAATCCGGTCTGCTCTCTTTTCCGGTAACGCACTTCGATGCGGACCTGCAGTTTGACGAGGCCCGGTACCGCGAGCACCTCGCCTGGCAGGCCGGCTACGACGTTGCGGGTCTCTTCGCCGGCGGCGGCACAGGTGAAGGCTTCTCCCTCACCACCGCGGAAATGGACCGCGTAGTCCGGGTTGCGGTGGATGAAATCGGCGGCAAGGTCCCCGTCCTGGCCTCCGCCACCGGACCGACTTTCCAGGCCATCGAGCAGGCGAAGTCCGCCGAGGCCGCCGGCGCGGACGGCCTGCTGCTGCTGCCGCCGTACTTGACCGAGGCGGACCAGGAAGGCCTGATCGAACACGTCAGCGCCGTCTGTCGCGCCACGAACCTCGGCGTCATCGTCTACAGCCGGGCGAACGCCGTCCTGACGGACACCTCGGTAGCTATCCTGGCCGAACGCAACCCGAACCTGATCGGCTTCAAGGACGGCATCGGCAACATCGAGCAGATGACCCGTATCTATGCCAAGGTGGGCGAGCGTCTCTCCTACATCGGCGGACTGCCGACGGCGGAGACCTTCGCGCTGCCGCTGCTGCAGCTGGGCGTGAGCACCTACTCCTCCGCGATGTTCAACTTCGTGCCCGAATTCGCGCTCGGTTTCTACAAGGATGTCCGCGCCGAAAACCGCACGGCCGTGTACCAGAAGCTCAACGACTTCGTTATTCCGTACCTCGACATCCGCGACCGGGTGAAGGGCTACGGCGTGTCCATCGTCAAGGCCGGCCTGACCGCCGTGGGCCGCGACGGCGGCAAGGTCCGCCCGCCGCTGCAGGACCTCACCGAGTCCGACCTGCACGAACTGACCACCCTGATCAACAAAATCAGCTAGGAGATTGCCCGTGCCCATTACAGGAAATTCCATCATCGCCGGCACCCCGGTCAACGGGACCGACGGCGAGGTCAATGCCATCAATCCGGCCACCGGCGAAAAGCTTGAGCCTGCCTTCGGCATGGTCAGCGTGGCACAGCTCGAAGACGCCACCAAGGCCGCCGAAGCAGCCTTCGATACCTACCGCGCTACCTCCCCCGAGGTGCGCGCAGCGTTCCTTGAGCGTATCGCCGACAACATCGAAGCCATCGGCGCCGAGCTGACCGAACGCGGCACGGCCGAAACCGGCCTGCCCGCCGGCCGGCTGGAAGGCGAGCGCGGCCGCACCGTCGGACAGCTGCGGATGTTCGCCGCCGTCGTCCGTCAGGGCGACCACCTGCAGGTCCGCATCGATCCGGCGCAGCCGGACCGCAAACCGGCGGCTCGGGTGGACATCCGCCAGCGCCACATTCCGCTGGGCCCCGTCGCCGTATTCGGCGCGAGCAACTTCCCGCTGGCGTTCTCTACCGCGGGCGGAGACACTGCCTCCGCGCTGGCCGCCGGCTGCCCGGTGATCGTCAAGGCGCACAACGCCCACCCCGGCACCGCCGAACTGGTGGGCCAAGCCGTGGCGAAGGCCGTCAAGGACAGCGACCTGCCCGACGGCGTCTTCTCGCTGCTCTTCGGCGCCGGCCGTTCGGTCGGCCAGGCCCTTGTGGCGGATCCGCGCATCAAGGCCGTGGGCTTCACCGGCTCGCAGGCCGGCGGCATCGCCCTGATGAAGACTGCAGCGGCGCGGCCGGAACCGATTCCGGTGTACGCCGAGATGTCTTCCATCAACCCGGTGTTTGTCCTGCCCGGCGCCATCGCCGACGATACGGCTGCTCTGGCCGGCGACTTCGTCGGATCACTGACCATGGGGGCTGGCCAGTTCTGCACCAACCCCGGGCTGGTCTTTGTCCCCGAAGGCAAAACCGGCGACGCCTTCATCAGCGCCGCAGCCGGCTCGCTGAGTTCCTGCGCAGGCCAGACTATGCTCACGCCGGGCATCGCCGGCGCTTGGGAAGAAGGCGTGAAGGAACTGGCGGCGGCCGACGGCGTGGAGCAGGTCGCCGAGGGCACTCCGGGCGCCACCGAGAATGCCCCGGCACCACGGCTGTTCAGCACCACCGCGGAGAACTTTGCGGCTTCCCCGCGGCTGCAGGAGGAAGTCTTCGGCGCGGCCGGGCTCTTCGTGCGGTACTCGGACGCGGGCGAGCTCGCCACCGCAACCGAGAACCTCCAGGGCCAGCTCACCGCCACAGTCCATTACGCGCCGGGCGATGAGGCAGCGGCCCGCGAGCTGCTCCCCGTACTGGAGCGCAGGGTAGGCCGCATCCTCTTCAACGGCTGGCCCACCGGCGTCGAAGTTGGACACGCGATGGTCCACGGCGGGCCGTTCCCGGCCACGTCCGACCCGCGGTCCACCTCCGTAGGCAGCCTGGCCATCCACCGCTTCCAGCGCCCGGTCAGCTACCAGAACGTTCCGGCCGAGCTCCTGCCGGAGCCGCTGCAGGACAACAACCCGTGGAAACTGAACCGCCGCCTCGACGGCAGCGTAGAAACTCCGAAGGACTAGCGCATGGCAAGCAACACTCCCACGATCGTCTCGGTCGAAGCCGTCCCGGTTGCCGGCCACGACAGCATGCTCCTGAACCTCAGCGGTGCCCACGGCCCGTTCTTCACGCGGAACATCGCCATCATTACCGACAGCAACGGCAACACCGGTCTGGGTGAAGTGCCCGGCGGCGAAGCCATCCGCAGCACCATCGAGGAAGCTGGCAGCATCCTCGTCGGCCAGCCGATCTCGCTGTACCGTCAGCTCCTGCGCAAGGTCTCCGTCGCTTTCGCCGACCGGGATGCAGGTGGACGCGGCGCCCAAACCTTCGATCTGCGCACTACCATCCACGCCGTCACGGCGCTGGAATCCGGGCTGCTGGATCTGATGGGTCAGCATCTGGGCGTGCCGGTGGCCGAGCTCCTCGGCGAAGGCCAGCAGCGGGACAAGGTCCAGATGCTCGGCTACCTGTTCTACGTTGCCGACCGGAAAAGGACCGACCTGCCGTATCTGGCCGAGGACAACCCGGCCGACGATTGGGAACGGCTGCGCCGCGAGGAGGCCATGACGCCGGAGGCGATTGTGGCCCTGGCCGAAGCCGCCCAGCAGCGCTACGGGTTCCAGGACTTCAAGCTTAAGGGCGGCGTGCTCTCCGGCAAGGAAGAGGTCGCCGCGGTAACCGCGCTGGCTAAGCGCTTCCCGGAGGCCCGGATTACGCTTGATCCCAACGGCGGCTGGCTACTGCAGGAAGCCATTGAACTCTGCAGCGGTTTGGGCGATGTGCTGGCGTATGCCGAGGATCCGTGCGGTCCGGAGGGAACCTACTCCGGCCGCG belongs to Arthrobacter crystallopoietes and includes:
- a CDS encoding aldehyde dehydrogenase (NADP(+)) — encoded protein: MPITGNSIIAGTPVNGTDGEVNAINPATGEKLEPAFGMVSVAQLEDATKAAEAAFDTYRATSPEVRAAFLERIADNIEAIGAELTERGTAETGLPAGRLEGERGRTVGQLRMFAAVVRQGDHLQVRIDPAQPDRKPAARVDIRQRHIPLGPVAVFGASNFPLAFSTAGGDTASALAAGCPVIVKAHNAHPGTAELVGQAVAKAVKDSDLPDGVFSLLFGAGRSVGQALVADPRIKAVGFTGSQAGGIALMKTAAARPEPIPVYAEMSSINPVFVLPGAIADDTAALAGDFVGSLTMGAGQFCTNPGLVFVPEGKTGDAFISAAAGSLSSCAGQTMLTPGIAGAWEEGVKELAAADGVEQVAEGTPGATENAPAPRLFSTTAENFAASPRLQEEVFGAAGLFVRYSDAGELATATENLQGQLTATVHYAPGDEAAARELLPVLERRVGRILFNGWPTGVEVGHAMVHGGPFPATSDPRSTSVGSLAIHRFQRPVSYQNVPAELLPEPLQDNNPWKLNRRLDGSVETPKD
- the kdgD gene encoding 5-dehydro-4-deoxyglucarate dehydratase encodes the protein MAQLNPAELATQIKSGLLSFPVTHFDADLQFDEARYREHLAWQAGYDVAGLFAGGGTGEGFSLTTAEMDRVVRVAVDEIGGKVPVLASATGPTFQAIEQAKSAEAAGADGLLLLPPYLTEADQEGLIEHVSAVCRATNLGVIVYSRANAVLTDTSVAILAERNPNLIGFKDGIGNIEQMTRIYAKVGERLSYIGGLPTAETFALPLLQLGVSTYSSAMFNFVPEFALGFYKDVRAENRTAVYQKLNDFVIPYLDIRDRVKGYGVSIVKAGLTAVGRDGGKVRPPLQDLTESDLHELTTLINKIS
- a CDS encoding enolase C-terminal domain-like protein produces the protein MASNTPTIVSVEAVPVAGHDSMLLNLSGAHGPFFTRNIAIITDSNGNTGLGEVPGGEAIRSTIEEAGSILVGQPISLYRQLLRKVSVAFADRDAGGRGAQTFDLRTTIHAVTALESGLLDLMGQHLGVPVAELLGEGQQRDKVQMLGYLFYVADRKRTDLPYLAEDNPADDWERLRREEAMTPEAIVALAEAAQQRYGFQDFKLKGGVLSGKEEVAAVTALAKRFPEARITLDPNGGWLLQEAIELCSGLGDVLAYAEDPCGPEGTYSGRETMAEFKRATGLPTATNMIATDWRQMAHAIRTNAVDIPLADPHFWTMQGSVRVAQLCNDFGLTWGSHSNNHFDISLAMFTQVGAAAPGKITALDTHWIWQDGQGLTTDPLQIKGGYIEVPARPGLGVELDRQALDAAHQLYLAHGLGARDDAAAMQYLVPGWEFNPKRPALVR